A genomic segment from Limosilactobacillus sp. encodes:
- a CDS encoding helix-turn-helix domain-containing protein, with protein sequence MSIGENISKHRRRQKLTQEQLADMSGLTPNYLSKIERGVADKFSAVNLVHIAQALNVSVDDLTNNDVKTLANRPHQQELNDLLNDLDTQTSEHLSSLLVELLKTANNK encoded by the coding sequence ATGAGCATAGGCGAAAATATTTCTAAACATCGACGACGTCAAAAATTAACGCAGGAACAGCTAGCCGATATGAGCGGGTTAACACCTAACTACCTCTCAAAGATTGAGCGGGGCGTTGCTGATAAGTTCAGCGCGGTTAACTTGGTTCATATCGCGCAAGCGTTAAATGTTAGCGTTGACGATCTCACAAATAACGACGTCAAGACGTTGGCAAACCGCCCACACCAACAAGAATTAAACGATTTATTAAACGATCTTGATACCCAGACCAGCGAGCACCTTAGCTCTCTGCTTGTTGAATTATTGAAAACAGCTAATAATAAATAG
- a CDS encoding ATP-binding protein, producing the protein MTNDPSLNKIHIVFNGQETPPMKVSQLFDAHRFNRLTAVTGAVTADFINDYLSKFIQVEIALKTPVTADANTAEDEITKEALANALLAMANKQPAKLFEGLTSANQANVLNGLFSVEISPAQALHSQFYLLSNSETHDTRVILGSINLDQKDFDKGQNRFEEILVFDSDIRLFQNLSEHFKKDIKPVLRPYFTANLLKAAQAQLDEGAKDKQTTTGNQVVILDNETTDQIAAADMTDIISHDVQQLLDKKLIPEATTLAMREVTTNRSQTKEAIERDVKQHDTIYTLQKGSVSPRAAKPKIKTREKIYQQVQQALISGMTPQQRKAEKKYTTFLYDRPMERNLLANNSGLYVPNDAGTHPIPFGKLATISQIRDGLKSINAVLDGYRKYVVDYDDDYGKRFYEAILYAFTAPFLWEIRQKASLNPEDGNDVPNFLVLGATAGSGKSTLLRIINQLTWNTDRSLIDFGTIYPSDTAQKKTKTVEAIEHYMKQGSSYPVLLDEIEPYFFQQDQYSRHLVVDTMNELINNPHPIAPLIGTTNYDSGFTMLRETARRTYYLQMDKVIDDRQKGEANKYIYNVRQTLNNTLFKDFVMRMANLLEDDETPWRDFNTANGQLDFLSNTRQIFRDYYKMAGMEVPAYFADQICDDFQESSRNSWAKLYVTQADDFKYREADDSLLFDISKLNTFNGFSADSIEKYRNALPIELCVDGINGKRGKFVEIKAPDFFKWIGERNPYAKNSETSSETSSPETNDDQQTVSQEEKPVKKKGFWARLFG; encoded by the coding sequence ATGACTAATGATCCAAGCTTAAATAAAATTCATATCGTTTTCAACGGCCAAGAAACACCACCGATGAAGGTGAGCCAGCTCTTTGATGCCCACCGCTTTAACCGTTTAACTGCGGTCACGGGAGCAGTGACGGCCGATTTCATCAACGATTACCTGAGCAAATTCATTCAAGTCGAGATCGCTCTGAAAACGCCAGTAACTGCTGATGCTAATACTGCTGAGGACGAGATCACCAAAGAAGCGTTAGCCAACGCTCTCTTAGCAATGGCCAATAAGCAGCCGGCTAAGCTTTTCGAAGGCTTGACTAGTGCCAACCAGGCAAACGTGCTGAATGGCCTGTTTAGCGTTGAAATCTCACCGGCGCAGGCCTTGCATTCCCAATTCTACCTGCTCAGCAATTCGGAAACGCACGATACGCGGGTAATCCTCGGGAGCATCAATCTTGATCAGAAAGACTTTGATAAGGGCCAAAATCGCTTTGAGGAAATTCTGGTCTTTGATAGCGATATTCGGCTGTTCCAAAACCTTAGCGAACATTTTAAGAAGGATATTAAACCCGTTCTGCGGCCATATTTCACGGCTAACCTCCTGAAGGCCGCGCAAGCACAGCTGGACGAGGGGGCCAAGGACAAGCAGACCACCACCGGCAATCAGGTGGTGATCCTTGATAACGAGACAACTGATCAGATTGCCGCGGCGGACATGACCGACATCATCAGTCACGACGTTCAACAGCTCTTGGATAAGAAACTGATTCCAGAAGCGACCACGCTTGCGATGCGTGAGGTGACAACCAACCGTTCGCAGACAAAGGAAGCAATTGAGCGGGACGTCAAGCAGCATGACACGATCTACACCCTGCAGAAGGGGTCGGTTTCACCACGGGCAGCCAAGCCAAAGATCAAGACTCGTGAAAAAATCTACCAGCAGGTTCAGCAGGCCCTGATCAGTGGCATGACGCCACAGCAGCGCAAGGCTGAAAAGAAATACACGACCTTCCTTTACGATCGACCAATGGAGCGGAACCTATTGGCCAATAATAGTGGCCTTTACGTGCCGAACGATGCCGGAACCCACCCAATTCCCTTTGGCAAGCTAGCAACAATCAGCCAGATTCGCGATGGCCTGAAGAGCATCAATGCCGTCTTGGATGGCTACCGGAAGTACGTGGTAGACTACGACGACGATTACGGGAAACGATTCTACGAAGCAATCCTTTACGCCTTTACCGCACCCTTCCTGTGGGAAATTCGTCAGAAGGCCAGCCTGAACCCCGAGGACGGGAATGATGTGCCGAACTTCCTGGTGTTGGGAGCAACGGCCGGTTCCGGGAAGTCAACACTTTTGCGGATCATTAATCAGCTGACTTGGAACACCGACCGCTCACTGATCGACTTTGGGACGATTTACCCAAGTGATACCGCCCAAAAGAAAACCAAGACGGTCGAAGCTATTGAGCACTACATGAAGCAGGGAAGCTCCTATCCGGTTCTGCTGGATGAGATTGAACCGTACTTCTTCCAGCAGGATCAGTACAGTCGGCACCTGGTAGTGGATACGATGAACGAGTTGATCAACAATCCCCACCCAATCGCACCCTTAATTGGGACGACCAACTACGATTCCGGATTTACGATGCTTCGTGAAACCGCACGACGAACCTACTACCTGCAGATGGATAAGGTGATCGACGACCGGCAAAAGGGCGAGGCTAACAAGTACATCTACAACGTTCGCCAGACCCTCAACAACACGCTCTTCAAGGACTTCGTAATGCGGATGGCTAACCTGCTTGAGGACGATGAGACCCCATGGCGGGACTTCAACACCGCTAACGGCCAGCTTGACTTCCTGTCAAACACCCGGCAGATCTTCCGGGACTACTACAAGATGGCCGGAATGGAAGTGCCAGCCTACTTTGCGGATCAGATCTGCGATGACTTCCAGGAGAGCTCCCGGAATAGCTGGGCGAAATTGTATGTCACCCAGGCCGACGACTTCAAGTATCGCGAGGCCGACGACAGTCTCTTGTTTGACATCTCCAAGCTCAATACCTTTAACGGTTTCTCGGCCGATAGCATCGAGAAGTACCGGAACGCCCTGCCGATCGAACTCTGCGTCGACGGCATTAACGGTAAGCGGGGGAAGTTCGTGGAGATCAAGGCCCCGGACTTCTTCAAGTGGATTGGAGAGCGCAACCCATATGCTAAGAATTCCGAGACGAGCTCTGAAACATCATCCCCAGAGACAAATGATGACCAACAAACTGTCTCGCAAGAAGAAAAGCCAGTTAAAAAGAAGGGCTTTTGGGCCCGGTTATTCGGTTAA
- a CDS encoding DUF3737 family protein has product MKQIVDQYFDGERPLFGAHDLQLIRTTFGEGEPPLKNGHDLELDGVVFQWKYPLWYDKHVKVDNTIWETMSRSGIWYTDDITVTNSAIQAPKQFRRCDGVNLKNVHFGDAAETLWSCKNIRMENVQATGDYFGMNSENVYADHLNLIGNYGFDGAKNVEVHNSTMVTKDNFWNCENVVVYDSVLNGEYLAWNTNHITLINCTIISDQGLCYTKNLTMKNCRLLRTDLAFEYCENIDAEIDSAIMSVKNPISGRIKARHIDEIIMDPNEIDPSKTTIVTDDDSDQHIKQH; this is encoded by the coding sequence ATGAAGCAAATTGTTGATCAGTATTTTGATGGGGAGCGACCACTCTTTGGGGCGCACGACCTCCAATTGATTCGAACGACCTTTGGAGAAGGGGAGCCCCCGTTGAAGAATGGTCACGACTTAGAGCTCGACGGGGTGGTTTTCCAGTGGAAATACCCACTTTGGTATGACAAACACGTCAAAGTCGACAATACTATTTGGGAGACTATGTCGCGCTCCGGGATCTGGTACACTGATGACATCACAGTGACCAACAGCGCAATCCAGGCCCCTAAGCAGTTTCGGCGCTGCGACGGGGTGAACCTGAAGAACGTTCACTTCGGGGATGCCGCAGAAACGCTCTGGTCCTGTAAGAACATTCGCATGGAAAATGTCCAGGCCACTGGCGACTACTTCGGCATGAACAGCGAGAACGTCTACGCCGATCACCTGAACCTGATCGGGAACTACGGTTTTGACGGGGCCAAGAACGTTGAGGTTCATAACTCAACGATGGTCACCAAGGACAATTTCTGGAACTGCGAAAACGTGGTTGTCTACGACTCGGTCTTAAACGGTGAATACCTCGCCTGGAATACCAACCACATTACATTGATTAACTGCACGATCATCAGTGATCAGGGGCTCTGTTACACTAAGAACTTGACGATGAAGAATTGCCGCTTGCTGCGGACGGATTTAGCCTTTGAATACTGTGAGAACATTGATGCCGAAATCGATTCCGCGATCATGAGCGTTAAGAACCCGATCAGCGGACGGATTAAGGCCCGCCACATCGATGAAATCATCATGGATCCCAACGAGATCGACCCCAGCAAGACGACCATCGTGACTGACGATGATTCCGACCAGCACATCAAGCAACACTAG
- a CDS encoding IS30 family transposase: MTHLNDTMSTILLTTHKKNAHLTKEERVMIATLKSQGLSNRAIGRQLGVNHQTINNELNRGTVRQLRRQKSNGKIYEYSYYIYSYEAGQATYLEHHRHSGRRRLYYSSKQFLRLADQLMLGEFDDHHYSPQAVIYKARDLMNDGTLIPKSVVTLYQWINEGVLRTSNLDLFEKPKRKHHQTHPQAKRCLGPNIAQRPQTADQRSEIGHWELDTVQGQKNGNDSVVLVMTDRLSRVNITSKIAGKTAHAVNQFFINLRQKMGTDAYYRIFKTITSDNGSEFSELTQVHDHVFYADPYSPWERGSNEINNRFLRKEITKGEAINNYSSAQIIATNDWMNHYPRAMFNGHSSMDIYRKAFYQEISQLHQPIINWSVLFI; this comes from the coding sequence ATGACGCACTTAAATGATACCATGTCTACTATTTTATTGACTACTCATAAAAAGAATGCTCATCTTACTAAAGAAGAACGTGTGATGATTGCGACTTTAAAGTCGCAAGGACTTTCCAATCGCGCAATTGGTCGCCAATTAGGAGTTAATCATCAAACAATTAATAACGAGCTCAACCGTGGTACGGTCCGCCAACTTCGTCGTCAAAAATCTAATGGTAAGATTTACGAATATTCTTACTACATCTATAGTTATGAAGCTGGTCAGGCCACATATCTTGAACATCACCGCCATTCTGGTCGTCGTCGCTTATATTATTCTTCAAAGCAATTTTTACGATTAGCTGATCAGCTAATGCTTGGTGAGTTTGACGACCACCATTACTCCCCACAAGCGGTTATTTATAAGGCTCGAGATTTAATGAATGATGGCACCCTGATCCCAAAGTCGGTTGTAACTTTATATCAATGGATTAATGAGGGTGTGCTTCGTACGTCCAATTTAGACCTCTTTGAAAAACCTAAACGTAAGCATCATCAAACTCATCCGCAAGCTAAAAGGTGCTTAGGGCCTAATATTGCTCAACGACCTCAAACTGCGGACCAACGGTCCGAAATTGGCCATTGGGAACTGGATACAGTTCAGGGACAGAAAAACGGTAATGACAGTGTTGTACTAGTAATGACTGATCGCCTTTCACGAGTTAATATCACGAGTAAAATTGCTGGTAAAACTGCGCATGCAGTAAATCAGTTCTTTATAAATTTGCGCCAGAAAATGGGCACAGATGCTTACTATCGCATTTTTAAGACAATAACCTCTGACAACGGTTCAGAATTTAGTGAGTTAACACAAGTTCACGATCATGTTTTCTATGCTGATCCGTATTCCCCTTGGGAACGTGGATCCAATGAGATCAATAACCGGTTTCTCCGCAAGGAGATTACCAAAGGTGAAGCTATAAATAACTATAGTAGTGCTCAGATCATAGCGACTAATGATTGGATGAATCACTATCCACGAGCTATGTTTAATGGACATTCGTCAATGGATATCTATCGTAAGGCCTTCTACCAAGAGATATCACAGCTCCATCAACCAATAATCAATTGGTCAGTATTATTTATTTGA
- the cytX gene encoding putative hydroxymethylpyrimidine transporter CytX: protein MERRTSLTENGLIWCGAGISIAEILTGTYLAPLGMWQGLLVILIGHLIGCLLLFLSGVIGGQQRLSAMNATKLSFGRHGAYLFALLNVLQLVGWTGIMIYDGAVAANGIWHFGQWLWALLIGLLIILWLRIGIRHLRGFNIVAITVLVILTAILCGVIFTHHQVLPAGGQLSWAQGMELVIAMPLSWLPLISDYTSAAQQPVGASAVSAIVYGLTSCWMAFIGLGAALLTKDTNIATIILRAGLGSAGLIIVVFSTVTTTFMDAYSAGISAKAIFSSWSGTLTAIVATIIGVIGAITLPMDNFSNFLYLIGSVFAPMIAVQLTDYFLVHADHRHQEFSWPNLLLWAVGFILYRILINLNLPCGSTVPTILVVMVLTWLVHRFVVKAGASTSADH, encoded by the coding sequence GTGGAAAGAAGAACAAGTTTAACAGAGAATGGACTAATCTGGTGCGGTGCCGGAATTTCGATTGCGGAAATTCTAACCGGAACCTACCTCGCCCCGCTCGGCATGTGGCAGGGACTCTTAGTAATCCTGATTGGTCATTTGATCGGTTGCCTCCTGCTCTTCTTGTCGGGCGTGATTGGTGGGCAGCAACGGCTCAGCGCCATGAATGCCACCAAGCTATCGTTTGGTCGACACGGCGCCTACCTCTTTGCCCTGCTCAATGTTCTCCAGTTGGTCGGTTGGACTGGAATCATGATCTACGATGGTGCCGTCGCCGCGAACGGCATTTGGCACTTTGGCCAGTGGCTCTGGGCACTTTTAATCGGGCTCCTGATTATTCTCTGGTTGCGGATCGGGATTCGGCACCTGCGAGGCTTTAACATCGTCGCCATTACGGTCCTGGTCATTTTGACGGCCATCCTATGTGGCGTTATCTTCACCCATCATCAGGTCTTGCCGGCTGGCGGTCAGCTTTCATGGGCCCAGGGAATGGAATTGGTTATTGCGATGCCCCTTTCCTGGCTCCCGCTGATCAGTGACTACACCTCCGCCGCTCAGCAACCGGTTGGCGCCAGTGCAGTCAGCGCCATTGTCTACGGCCTTACTTCTTGCTGGATGGCCTTTATTGGCCTTGGCGCGGCCCTGCTAACCAAGGATACCAACATCGCCACCATTATTCTGCGGGCTGGGCTGGGAAGCGCCGGCTTAATCATCGTCGTCTTCTCAACCGTCACTACCACCTTCATGGATGCCTACTCCGCAGGGATTTCCGCCAAGGCGATTTTTAGCAGTTGGTCGGGCACCCTAACTGCTATTGTCGCTACCATCATCGGAGTGATCGGCGCAATTACCCTGCCGATGGATAATTTTTCCAACTTTCTCTATTTGATTGGTTCTGTCTTCGCCCCAATGATCGCAGTTCAGCTGACCGATTACTTTCTTGTCCACGCGGATCATCGGCACCAAGAATTTTCCTGGCCAAACCTGCTGCTCTGGGCGGTTGGCTTTATCCTCTACCGGATCCTGATCAACCTTAACCTGCCCTGTGGCAGCACCGTGCCGACCATCCTGGTGGTAATGGTGCTGACCTGGCTGGTGCATCGGTTTGTTGTTAAGGCAGGGGCAAGCACTTCGGCTGATCATTAA
- a CDS encoding alpha/beta hydrolase encodes MQRLHKIGKFIGYGLGGLCLVLVLTQAFLLRGTAGQTLNSHAYRDDTHYSRVPTLLIPGWGGNTVTYNRLIKTYQRQNVAQKVMTVWVSPRNHIRVSGSWHGQKNALIQVLFDWNYSGTYHPQVTQLRHVLIYLRTHYGIKRTNVIAHSYGGTEFIHAYMGSKWLQHHLQLHKLVFLGVPVEESLPERLSYHYPLIHHSKDQNFQRLYHQMKNWQVNYPVIIYNLMGTKEGSRVTDGSVPHIQSEMLKALIQSHPTIEYHQKNYRNTSHTQLHDRPLILRQIRQILWGKEQ; translated from the coding sequence ATGCAACGTCTCCATAAAATTGGCAAATTTATTGGCTACGGGCTGGGGGGATTATGCCTCGTCCTCGTGTTAACCCAGGCCTTCCTTCTGCGGGGGACTGCCGGGCAGACACTCAATTCGCATGCCTATCGGGATGATACTCATTATTCCCGGGTACCAACGCTGCTCATCCCCGGCTGGGGTGGCAACACGGTTACCTACAACCGGCTGATTAAGACCTATCAGCGGCAAAACGTCGCCCAGAAAGTGATGACCGTTTGGGTTTCACCGCGTAATCACATCCGGGTCAGCGGGAGTTGGCACGGGCAAAAGAACGCCCTGATCCAGGTGCTGTTTGACTGGAACTATAGCGGAACATACCATCCCCAGGTTACCCAGCTGCGTCACGTCCTAATTTATTTGCGGACCCACTACGGAATTAAGCGGACCAACGTCATTGCCCATTCGTATGGCGGGACCGAATTCATCCACGCTTACATGGGTTCCAAGTGGCTTCAGCACCACCTCCAGCTGCACAAACTGGTCTTCCTCGGGGTTCCGGTGGAGGAAAGTCTGCCGGAGCGGCTGTCCTACCACTACCCGCTCATTCACCATTCCAAAGATCAGAACTTCCAGCGGCTTTACCACCAGATGAAGAATTGGCAGGTCAACTATCCGGTGATTATCTATAACCTGATGGGCACAAAGGAGGGGAGCCGGGTTACGGATGGTTCCGTTCCCCATATCCAGTCGGAGATGCTGAAGGCACTGATCCAGTCACACCCAACAATTGAATACCACCAGAAAAACTACCGGAACACGTCCCACACGCAGCTGCACGATCGACCCCTGATCCTGCGGCAGATCCGGCAGATTCTCTGGGGAAAGGAGCAGTAG